Proteins from a single region of Undibacterium sp. KW1:
- a CDS encoding MBOAT family protein, which produces MVFASLEFLTLFLPLFFALYLVTPQRFRNHTLLVGSWLFYAWWTPKFLLLIIALTVLAWGAAILIDKSQSEQRKTRLMVIAIVLNLSSLVWYKYTNMLVYSLNTILTGRDMPTIPWENLMLPIGLSFTVLHAISYIVDVRRKTVDAQYSIISFSAYMAMFPHLIAGPIVRYKVIDTELRERVFSIDKFAAGVRRFMVGFSMKVLIADTLSPIVTLGFGLHNPSLIDAWTACAAYTLQLYFDFAGYSAMAIGLGLMLGFDFQENFNNPYLAVSIQDFWRRWHMTLSSWLRDYLYISLGGNRGGPTRTYINLLLTMAIGGLWHGGENWNYLIWGIIQGTALCCDRAFTQRGLSMPNYLSRTLTLFVVMLAWTVFRSESFATATDIWAGQFGMHGVAMGDAIAQALRPSIILTFVLGLICVVYPATKIGKQGGLGFAGWSMTWPVLTFAYAIVVLAGQKAIPFLYFQF; this is translated from the coding sequence GTTTCTGACTCTCTTCCTACCCCTGTTCTTTGCGCTTTATCTCGTCACGCCCCAGCGCTTTCGTAATCACACTTTATTGGTAGGCAGCTGGCTGTTCTATGCCTGGTGGACACCAAAATTCCTGTTGCTGATTATCGCTTTGACGGTACTCGCCTGGGGTGCAGCCATACTGATAGACAAGAGCCAGAGCGAACAACGCAAGACCCGCTTGATGGTGATTGCCATCGTCCTCAATCTGTCATCGCTGGTCTGGTACAAATACACCAATATGCTGGTGTATTCACTCAATACCATTTTGACTGGCCGCGACATGCCCACCATACCGTGGGAAAACCTGATGCTGCCGATAGGCCTGTCCTTCACGGTCTTGCATGCGATATCTTATATCGTTGATGTACGCCGCAAAACGGTGGATGCGCAGTACAGCATCATTTCTTTCAGCGCCTATATGGCGATGTTCCCGCATCTGATCGCCGGCCCGATTGTGCGCTACAAGGTCATTGACACCGAATTGCGTGAACGTGTTTTTTCCATCGACAAGTTTGCTGCCGGCGTGCGCCGTTTCATGGTCGGCTTTTCGATGAAGGTTTTGATTGCAGATACTTTGTCACCCATCGTGACCCTTGGTTTTGGCCTTCATAATCCCAGTTTGATCGACGCTTGGACCGCTTGTGCGGCCTACACCCTGCAACTGTATTTTGATTTTGCCGGCTACAGCGCCATGGCGATAGGCCTGGGCCTGATGCTGGGTTTTGATTTCCAGGAAAATTTCAATAATCCCTACCTGGCCGTGTCGATACAGGATTTCTGGCGACGCTGGCACATGACCTTGTCGTCATGGCTGCGTGATTATCTGTACATCAGCCTGGGCGGTAATCGTGGTGGACCAACCCGCACCTACATCAATCTTTTGCTGACCATGGCAATCGGTGGACTCTGGCATGGTGGTGAAAACTGGAATTACCTGATCTGGGGGATTATCCAGGGCACCGCGCTGTGCTGTGACCGTGCATTTACCCAGCGTGGTTTGTCCATGCCCAATTATCTGTCGCGTACCCTGACCTTATTCGTCGTCATGCTGGCGTGGACAGTTTTCCGTTCTGAGAGTTTTGCTACTGCTACAGATATCTGGGCAGGCCAGTTCGGTATGCACGGTGTCGCCATGGGTGACGCGATTGCCCAGGCGCTGCGCCCCAGTATCATCTTGACCTTTGTGCTTGGTCTGATTTGCGTGGTTTATCCTGCCACCAAAATTGGCAAGCAGGGCGGTCTTGGTTTTGCAGGCTGGAGCATGACCTGGCCAGTGCTGACTTTTGCTTATGCTATCGTGGTTCTGGCCGGGCAAAAAGCAATTCCCTTCCTGTATTTCCAGTTTTAG
- a CDS encoding cell division protein FtsQ, which produces MSECFSFDPKKAGWTRFIPVAAFGVIMLGGFAVTQTSLREVPEEKWEGIGKIHRLLDGEATRQFSTQLNEHFLLSKPFAKIERGVTWTIAGDTGASVRRGCDGWLFLSDELTPYAHAAENAAARARIITQTAADLQMRGIKLVVAVVPDKTRIEEDHLCGLHRPAAFANRLNDWVSTLASNKVEVLNFAPALAAMKEERYYRSDSHWNERGANVAATTLADRLQSLKLVDKPATAPDPKAIQSNTTERSGDLMRVSNLEGLPAWMRPATEVTQVSKVAPVAVASDDLFGDAGLPTVALVGTSFSRAANFVPFLSQHLGAPVANLAKDGGDFDGAAYAYLNSKEFKTQPPKVVVWEVPERMLQKTLTVSEKKWLETFKS; this is translated from the coding sequence ATGAGTGAGTGTTTTAGTTTTGATCCCAAAAAAGCTGGCTGGACACGCTTTATCCCTGTTGCTGCCTTTGGCGTCATCATGCTCGGTGGCTTTGCTGTTACCCAGACATCTTTACGCGAAGTGCCAGAAGAAAAATGGGAAGGCATAGGTAAAATACACCGTCTGCTGGATGGCGAAGCAACGCGGCAGTTTTCAACCCAGTTGAATGAGCACTTCCTGTTAAGCAAACCGTTTGCAAAAATTGAACGCGGCGTCACCTGGACTATCGCCGGTGACACCGGCGCTTCTGTGCGTCGCGGCTGCGATGGCTGGTTGTTTTTGTCAGATGAGCTGACACCGTATGCGCATGCTGCAGAAAATGCCGCCGCCAGGGCCAGGATCATTACCCAGACCGCCGCTGACCTGCAAATGCGCGGCATCAAACTTGTGGTTGCTGTCGTGCCAGATAAAACCCGCATAGAAGAAGATCATCTGTGTGGTTTGCATCGTCCCGCGGCATTTGCCAATCGTTTGAATGATTGGGTCAGTACCCTCGCAAGTAACAAGGTCGAAGTGCTGAACTTTGCACCGGCCTTGGCAGCCATGAAAGAAGAACGTTATTACCGTAGCGACTCACACTGGAACGAGCGCGGCGCCAACGTCGCAGCGACAACCCTGGCAGACCGCCTGCAATCTTTGAAGCTGGTCGATAAGCCAGCAACTGCACCTGACCCCAAAGCCATACAAAGCAATACAACCGAGCGTTCCGGCGATCTCATGCGCGTTTCCAATCTTGAAGGCCTGCCAGCATGGATGCGTCCAGCAACAGAAGTTACCCAGGTCAGCAAGGTTGCTCCAGTCGCTGTTGCCAGTGATGATTTGTTTGGCGATGCAGGCTTGCCGACCGTGGCCCTGGTTGGCACATCCTTTAGCCGCGCTGCGAATTTTGTCCCTTTCCTGAGTCAGCATCTCGGTGCCCCGGTTGCCAACCTGGCCAAGGATGGTGGTGATTTTGATGGTGCAGCTTACGCGTACCTGAACAGCAAAGAATTCAAAACCCAACCACCTAAAGTCGTAGTCTGGGAAGTGCCAGAGCGCATGCTGCAAAAAACACTGACTGTATCAGAAAAAAAATGGCTGGAGACTTTTAAGTCATAA
- a CDS encoding 2'-5' RNA ligase family protein has protein sequence MLNSRQQLSMFVPVQAAIELEQVRRIVDPVQSSLIPAHITLCREDELGDLPAIRSRLQSLHLPAISLSFAPAEIFYEHGLIMHCVAGEDAFLHLREFVLDSKDIRAQRPHLTLAHSRNPKAPNNSLEVAASLPTPLQLVFPSICLIEQSSNHPWRVLETYEFSDGA, from the coding sequence ATGCTAAATTCACGTCAGCAGTTGAGCATGTTTGTACCTGTGCAAGCTGCCATAGAGTTGGAGCAAGTGCGGCGCATAGTCGATCCTGTGCAGAGTAGTCTTATCCCGGCACATATAACTTTATGCCGCGAAGATGAACTGGGGGATTTACCCGCGATCAGGAGCAGGCTGCAAAGCTTGCACCTGCCTGCCATATCTTTGAGTTTTGCTCCTGCAGAAATATTCTACGAGCACGGACTGATCATGCATTGCGTAGCAGGGGAGGATGCATTTCTTCATCTGCGTGAGTTTGTGCTGGACTCAAAAGACATCAGGGCGCAGCGCCCACACCTGACCCTGGCCCACTCCAGAAACCCCAAGGCTCCCAACAATTCTCTTGAAGTTGCGGCCAGCCTGCCGACACCCTTGCAGCTTGTTTTTCCCAGCATTTGTCTGATAGAGCAAAGCAGCAATCATCCCTGGCGCGTTCTGGAGACTTATGAATTTAGTGATGGTGCATGA
- a CDS encoding Sir2 family NAD-dependent protein deacetylase, which translates to MQGLWHNYSWEAVASPSGWRAHPEVVLEFYNERRLQAAEAQPNAAHFALAELESAYEVVVITQNVDDLHERAGSSNVIHVHGQLNHARGTSEARRRYRIDAAPIQLGQLCEDGTQLRPDIVWFGEDVEYLEESRRHIATAAKVLVVGTSLTVFPAASLVRAARGRAEKILVALAMDKLPYGFRFMRGKASSIVPFLCQGWLTEHQNEDRYPDSDTHAS; encoded by the coding sequence ATGCAAGGCCTGTGGCATAACTATTCATGGGAAGCTGTGGCCAGTCCCAGCGGTTGGCGCGCTCATCCTGAAGTCGTGCTGGAATTTTATAATGAACGCAGGTTGCAGGCAGCCGAGGCACAACCCAATGCCGCACATTTTGCTCTTGCTGAACTTGAATCAGCTTACGAAGTGGTTGTGATCACCCAGAATGTGGATGATCTTCATGAGAGAGCTGGTTCTTCAAACGTCATTCATGTACACGGGCAGTTGAACCATGCACGTGGCACTTCTGAAGCGCGCAGGCGTTACCGTATTGATGCCGCGCCTATACAATTGGGGCAGCTCTGTGAAGATGGCACCCAACTTCGCCCCGATATAGTCTGGTTCGGTGAAGATGTTGAATATCTCGAAGAGTCCAGAAGACATATCGCAACCGCTGCCAAGGTCCTTGTGGTAGGTACCTCGTTGACTGTTTTTCCTGCGGCCTCGTTGGTCAGGGCCGCGCGGGGCAGGGCGGAGAAAATACTGGTTGCACTGGCAATGGACAAGCTGCCTTATGGCTTCAGGTTCATGCGTGGCAAGGCAAGCAGTATTGTTCCATTCTTATGCCAGGGCTGGTTGACCGAGCACCAAAATGAGGATCGGTATCCTGATTCAGATACGCACGCTTCCTGA
- a CDS encoding SMI1/KNR4 family protein, whose amino-acid sequence MQDELNSDHWPPPGCPSLSWPTLTSAIERADWYRAVITAYSVLWEGHATQARFAPVSESDLLDLETRLSCQLPSALKAYHLEFGVLSLAEKLCSVSLDNDTPIQPLLEAYPGIVDMFKHEDEQVLELFEDMIVFGDYLGNGNMFCFLRDSGEVFYFDHDDGSMLSPFFNSVDDYLDALMIRCLAEIHEDEDAGLDLLAQRHGTGLVRKWLY is encoded by the coding sequence ATGCAAGATGAATTGAACTCAGACCACTGGCCACCACCAGGCTGCCCAAGTTTAAGCTGGCCAACATTAACCTCAGCTATTGAACGCGCAGACTGGTATCGTGCCGTCATTACCGCTTACTCCGTCCTATGGGAAGGGCATGCCACCCAGGCCCGTTTTGCGCCAGTCAGTGAGTCTGATCTTCTCGATCTGGAAACACGTTTATCTTGCCAGTTACCATCTGCATTGAAAGCTTATCACCTTGAATTTGGTGTTCTGTCACTGGCAGAAAAATTATGCAGTGTCAGCCTGGATAACGATACCCCTATCCAGCCTTTGCTGGAAGCGTACCCAGGCATCGTCGATATGTTCAAGCACGAAGATGAGCAAGTGCTGGAGCTGTTTGAAGACATGATAGTCTTTGGTGACTACCTGGGTAACGGCAATATGTTTTGCTTTCTCCGTGACAGCGGCGAAGTCTTTTATTTTGACCATGATGATGGCAGCATGCTCAGCCCCTTCTTCAATTCAGTAGATGATTATCTGGATGCACTGATGATACGCTGTCTCGCAGAAATACATGAGGACGAAGACGCAGGCCTGGACCTGCTGGCTCAGCGCCACGGCACCGGGCTTGTGAGGAAATGGCTGTATTAA
- the rsgA gene encoding ribosome small subunit-dependent GTPase A translates to MARPQALVIAAHGRHYLVQAEIDGVQIKLHCVTRGKKSDVSVGDIVEYALTSKNQGVIEAITTRKTLLYRSDQYKSKMLAANLTQLLIVVATEPSFTDDLVSRALVAAESSGIKPHLILNKVDVTASLPKARERVGLYTKLGYPVHEVSVRTDPEGTRQLMHNLMQGQSTILIGQSGMGKSSLINLLIPDAEIATREISAALDTGKHTTTFTRLYHMDENSYVIDSPGFQEFGLHHLSEGMLERAFPEFLPHLGKCKFYNCHHHTEPGCAILAAVKDGEISTMRHDMFEQLVHESKQTIGY, encoded by the coding sequence ATGGCGCGTCCACAAGCTTTGGTCATTGCTGCTCATGGCCGCCATTACCTGGTTCAAGCAGAGATAGATGGCGTACAAATCAAGCTTCATTGCGTCACCCGTGGCAAGAAGAGCGATGTCTCGGTAGGTGACATTGTTGAATACGCCCTGACATCCAAAAACCAGGGCGTGATAGAAGCCATCACCACGCGCAAGACTTTGCTGTACCGCTCTGACCAGTACAAATCCAAGATGCTGGCAGCAAACCTGACGCAGTTGCTGATCGTTGTCGCGACTGAACCAAGCTTCACCGATGACCTGGTATCGCGCGCCCTGGTGGCGGCGGAATCGTCGGGCATCAAACCGCATCTTATCTTGAACAAGGTCGATGTCACAGCCTCCCTACCCAAGGCAAGAGAGCGCGTTGGCCTGTATACCAAGCTCGGCTATCCGGTACATGAAGTATCGGTCAGAACAGATCCGGAAGGTACACGCCAGCTAATGCACAATCTGATGCAGGGGCAAAGCACTATCCTGATCGGCCAGTCTGGGATGGGCAAGTCTTCACTGATCAATTTGCTGATCCCCGATGCAGAAATCGCGACGCGCGAAATCTCTGCAGCGCTGGACACTGGCAAACACACGACCACCTTCACCCGCCTGTATCACATGGATGAGAACTCCTACGTGATCGACTCCCCGGGTTTTCAGGAATTTGGTTTGCACCACCTCAGTGAAGGCATGCTGGAACGCGCCTTTCCAGAGTTTTTACCACATCTGGGCAAGTGTAAATTCTATAATTGCCACCACCACACCGAACCTGGTTGCGCAATTCTGGCTGCTGTCAAGGACGGGGAAATCTCTACCATGCGGCATGATATGTTTGAACAACTGGTGCATGAGTCGAAGCAGACGATCGGATATTGA
- a CDS encoding 4a-hydroxytetrahydrobiopterin dehydratase yields MIKFTDLLAKKSQHTETGLDDASLPAYFAATPQWTQDGPRIVRTFQFKNYYETLAFINAIAYVIHAEDHHPELVVTYNRCVIKFDTHTVNDGKGGISENDFICAAKIDAIFQQSFS; encoded by the coding sequence ATGATCAAATTCACAGACCTGCTGGCGAAGAAATCCCAGCATACAGAAACCGGCCTCGACGATGCCAGCCTGCCAGCTTACTTTGCGGCGACACCACAATGGACGCAAGATGGCCCGCGCATCGTCAGGACTTTCCAGTTCAAGAATTATTATGAAACCCTGGCTTTCATCAATGCGATAGCCTATGTGATCCATGCGGAAGATCATCACCCTGAACTGGTGGTAACCTATAACCGTTGCGTCATCAAGTTTGATACGCATACCGTGAATGATGGCAAAGGTGGCATTTCAGAAAATGACTTTATCTGTGCGGCCAAGATAGATGCGATTTTTCAGCAGAGTTTTTCCTGA
- a CDS encoding M48 family metallopeptidase gives MISSVFSVLFVSFLLLALIIQFWLGSRHIRHILRNRAAVPAQFAEKIGLASHQKAADYTIAKTKLGMAMLLLNAAVLMGFTLFGGLQWLSVHLVKLTGPGMWYQISLLVAFTIISSVIEFPFSYYSQFVLEEKFGFNKMTLSLFFTDMIKNALIGSVLGLPLIWVILTLMEKAGSLWWLYAWAFFIGFQMLIMLIFPVVIAPLFNKFWPLDNEEVRERIENLSKRVSFALKGIFVMDGSKRSGHGNAYFSGFGGAKRIVFYDTLLERLAPNEIEAVLAHELGHFKLKHIIKRMAVMFALSLVFMAMLGFFKEQVWFYTGLGVDPLLLAQNDAMAIILFMLVLPVFTFLFSPLSAITSRKHEFEADAFAAKHTNANDLVTALVKMYDDNSSTLTPDPLHSAFYDSHPSASVRINHLLAAQ, from the coding sequence ATGATTTCATCCGTTTTTTCGGTTTTATTCGTTTCCTTCCTGCTGCTGGCACTGATTATTCAGTTCTGGCTGGGCTCCCGCCATATTCGCCACATCCTGCGCAACCGTGCTGCTGTGCCTGCGCAATTCGCAGAAAAGATAGGTCTGGCCTCTCATCAAAAGGCGGCGGACTACACCATTGCCAAGACCAAGCTGGGTATGGCCATGCTGCTGTTGAATGCAGCCGTGCTGATGGGTTTTACCCTGTTTGGAGGCTTGCAATGGCTGTCTGTGCATCTGGTCAAGCTTACTGGCCCCGGCATGTGGTATCAGATCAGCTTGTTGGTGGCATTTACCATCATCAGCAGTGTGATTGAATTTCCATTCAGCTATTACTCACAATTCGTGCTGGAAGAAAAATTTGGTTTCAACAAAATGACGCTGAGCCTGTTTTTCACTGACATGATCAAAAATGCCCTGATAGGTTCCGTACTGGGCTTGCCCCTGATATGGGTGATACTGACCCTGATGGAAAAAGCTGGCAGCCTGTGGTGGCTATATGCCTGGGCATTCTTCATCGGTTTCCAGATGTTAATCATGCTGATTTTCCCGGTAGTGATCGCTCCCCTGTTCAACAAATTCTGGCCGCTGGACAATGAAGAAGTACGTGAACGCATAGAAAACCTGAGCAAGCGCGTCAGCTTTGCCCTGAAAGGCATCTTTGTCATGGACGGTTCAAAACGCTCTGGCCATGGCAATGCCTACTTCTCCGGCTTTGGTGGCGCCAAGCGCATCGTATTTTATGACACCTTGCTGGAACGCCTGGCACCAAATGAAATTGAGGCCGTGCTGGCCCATGAACTCGGTCACTTCAAGCTCAAGCACATCATCAAGCGCATGGCCGTCATGTTTGCCTTGTCGCTGGTTTTCATGGCTATGCTGGGCTTTTTTAAAGAACAAGTCTGGTTCTACACTGGCCTGGGTGTCGATCCCTTGCTGCTGGCGCAAAATGATGCGATGGCGATTATTTTATTCATGCTGGTCTTGCCGGTGTTTACTTTCCTGTTTTCGCCGCTGAGTGCGATCACTTCACGCAAACATGAATTTGAAGCCGATGCCTTTGCCGCCAAACACACGAATGCCAATGACCTGGTCACTGCCCTGGTCAAGATGTATGACGACAATTCCTCTACCCTGACGCCTGATCCCCTGCATTCGGCGTTTTATGACTCACATCCCTCAGCATCGGTGCGTATCAACCACCTGCTGGCAGCACAATAA
- the orn gene encoding oligoribonuclease yields the protein MSQATDIQTNTANPATPARPNEMNLIWLDMEMTGLDPDTDRIIEVAVVVTDSQLNVLAEGPVFAIHQSDETLDKMDNWNKGTHGRSGLIDKVKASTVTEADAEAALIAFLKPYVPAGKSPMCGNTICQDRRFMARGMPKLEAFFHYRNLDVSTLKELCRRWKPELASGFKKHQKHTALADILESIEELKYYREHFIKE from the coding sequence ATGTCACAAGCGACCGACATTCAAACAAACACTGCAAATCCTGCCACGCCAGCCCGCCCAAATGAAATGAACCTGATCTGGCTGGACATGGAAATGACAGGCCTGGACCCGGATACAGATCGTATCATTGAGGTGGCCGTGGTGGTAACGGATTCACAATTGAATGTACTGGCAGAAGGCCCCGTATTTGCAATTCATCAATCTGATGAAACCCTGGACAAGATGGATAACTGGAACAAGGGCACGCATGGCCGCTCTGGCCTGATCGACAAGGTCAAAGCCTCTACCGTGACTGAAGCAGACGCTGAAGCCGCCCTGATCGCCTTCTTGAAGCCCTATGTGCCAGCAGGTAAGTCACCTATGTGTGGCAATACCATCTGCCAGGACCGCCGCTTCATGGCGCGTGGCATGCCCAAGCTGGAAGCTTTCTTTCACTACCGTAATCTTGATGTATCGACATTGAAAGAACTGTGCCGCCGCTGGAAGCCGGAACTGGCATCTGGCTTCAAGAAGCATCAAAAGCACACAGCATTGGCGGATATTCTGGAATCCATCGAAGAGCTCAAATACTATCGCGAGCATTTCATTAAAGAATAA
- a CDS encoding VOC family protein has protein sequence MPDLNKPVAAVMGLNHITLSVADLERSFRFYVDVLGLRPVARWKNGAYLQAGNDWICLSLDQNCRTSVPSEYTYTAFSVKLASFAIFKQMADAGKLTLWKINKSEGDSLYLLDPDGHKLELHVGDLQSRLDSLKIKPYEGLVLF, from the coding sequence ATGCCTGATTTGAACAAGCCTGTGGCTGCTGTCATGGGCTTGAATCATATTACCCTCTCGGTGGCTGACCTTGAGCGCTCTTTTCGCTTTTATGTAGATGTACTGGGTTTGAGACCAGTCGCCCGTTGGAAAAACGGTGCTTATCTGCAAGCTGGCAACGACTGGATTTGCCTCTCGCTGGACCAGAATTGCCGTACCAGCGTTCCCTCTGAATACACCTACACTGCATTTTCTGTGAAGCTTGCGTCCTTTGCCATTTTTAAGCAAATGGCAGATGCAGGCAAATTGACGCTATGGAAAATCAATAAAAGCGAAGGTGATTCGCTTTACCTGCTTGATCCTGACGGCCACAAGCTGGAATTGCATGTCGGTGATTTGCAATCAAGGCTCGACAGTTTGAAAATCAAGCCCTATGAAGGGCTAGTGCTGTTCTGA
- a CDS encoding FKBP-type peptidyl-prolyl cis-trans isomerase yields MSTITTVSGLQYEDKIIGEGAEAVAGNHVDVHYTGWLQNPDGSAGKKFDSSKDRGQPFSFPLGAGHVIKGWDEGVQGMKVGGTRLLTIPSSLGYGPRGAGGVIPGNATLIFEVELLGV; encoded by the coding sequence ATGAGTACTATTACAACAGTCAGTGGTTTGCAATATGAAGACAAAATTATCGGCGAAGGCGCGGAAGCCGTCGCTGGTAACCATGTCGATGTTCACTACACAGGCTGGCTGCAAAACCCTGACGGTAGTGCAGGCAAGAAGTTTGACTCCAGCAAAGACCGTGGTCAGCCATTTTCTTTCCCATTGGGTGCTGGTCATGTGATCAAAGGCTGGGATGAAGGCGTTCAAGGCATGAAAGTGGGCGGCACCCGTCTGCTGACTATCCCTTCCAGCCTCGGTTACGGCCCACGCGGCGCTGGTGGTGTTATCCCTGGCAATGCAACCCTGATATTTGAAGTCGAATTGCTGGGCGTTTAA
- a CDS encoding cytochrome D1 domain-containing protein: MRSRILLSSLAFSLVSAFSAFSAQANVVVVLNSRDATVSLLDQATYKEISTFPVGKEPHHLMATPDNKSLIVANAVGNELVFLDPKTGQIQRRMKDIADPYQIGFSPDQKWFISNSLRLDRVDFYKFDGQEMKLVQRVPLAKLPSHMAFDAASTTVFITQQGSDQISAIDLATQKIKWTIPVGKLPAGISMTPDDKYLLVGIMGSNYVEVIDWRTQKTVKKIKAGEGTHNFRALGDKRHIFVSNRTSNEINILDQQTLEIVGSIPVPGGPDCMEVSEDGKTLWATLRWIKKVAVIDIASRKVIKLIPVGRSPHGVFFANRAGNM, translated from the coding sequence ATGCGTAGTCGTATCTTGTTGTCGTCTTTGGCGTTTTCTTTGGTTTCCGCATTCTCTGCATTTTCTGCACAGGCCAATGTGGTCGTGGTGCTCAATTCGCGCGATGCCACTGTGAGTCTGCTTGATCAGGCCACTTATAAAGAAATCAGCACCTTTCCTGTAGGCAAGGAACCCCATCATTTGATGGCCACCCCAGACAACAAATCCCTGATCGTGGCAAATGCGGTGGGTAATGAACTGGTATTTCTTGATCCCAAGACTGGTCAGATACAACGCCGCATGAAGGATATTGCTGACCCTTACCAGATTGGCTTTTCTCCAGACCAGAAGTGGTTTATCTCTAACTCCCTGCGCCTCGACCGTGTCGATTTCTATAAGTTTGACGGCCAGGAAATGAAGCTGGTACAACGTGTACCACTGGCGAAATTGCCTAGCCACATGGCTTTTGATGCAGCCAGCACGACGGTTTTTATCACCCAGCAGGGCAGTGACCAGATTTCTGCGATTGATCTGGCGACTCAAAAAATCAAATGGACTATCCCGGTGGGCAAGCTGCCTGCAGGCATTTCCATGACACCTGATGATAAATACTTACTGGTCGGCATCATGGGCAGCAATTATGTTGAAGTCATCGATTGGCGCACACAAAAAACCGTCAAGAAAATCAAGGCAGGTGAGGGTACGCATAACTTCCGTGCTCTGGGTGACAAGCGTCATATTTTTGTCTCCAACCGCACTTCCAACGAAATCAATATCCTTGACCAGCAGACACTGGAAATTGTCGGCTCTATTCCCGTCCCAGGCGGTCCTGACTGTATGGAAGTCAGCGAAGATGGCAAAACCCTGTGGGCCACCCTGCGCTGGATCAAGAAAGTGGCTGTCATTGATATTGCCAGCCGCAAGGTCATCAAGCTGATCCCGGTTGGCCGTTCCCCGCATGGCGTGTTCTTTGCCAATCGTGCCGGCAATATGTAA
- a CDS encoding polysaccharide deacetylase family protein, whose translation MVAMLCSPAVIAATAAGNCKGSIYLTFDTGSQSQAELIAATLRRHQIKATFFLANEKTVQGDYSLDMSWSPYWKKLAEEGHAFGTHTFDHVYVVGDLPDGHITVKPQFGAQAGQTLQWTAKEYCQELRRVDQRFFALTGKKLDPLWRAPGGKLTPNLLKAGQACGYMHVGWSPAGFSGDELSSEKFSNPMLLRRALDKLRDGDIFMAHLGIWSRKQAWAPENLEPLLSGLEQKSFCFATLREHPAYQNLNQQKK comes from the coding sequence ATGGTGGCCATGCTGTGCTCGCCTGCGGTGATTGCTGCGACTGCAGCGGGCAACTGCAAGGGAAGCATCTACCTGACTTTTGATACCGGCAGCCAGTCGCAGGCAGAATTGATTGCTGCGACCCTGCGCCGTCATCAAATCAAGGCGACTTTTTTCCTGGCGAATGAAAAGACCGTGCAAGGCGACTATTCGCTGGACATGAGCTGGTCACCCTACTGGAAAAAACTGGCAGAAGAAGGCCATGCTTTTGGTACTCACACTTTTGATCATGTCTATGTTGTCGGCGATTTGCCCGATGGCCATATCACCGTCAAACCGCAGTTTGGTGCGCAAGCTGGCCAGACCCTGCAATGGACAGCAAAAGAATATTGCCAGGAGCTGCGCCGTGTCGATCAGCGCTTCTTTGCCCTGACGGGCAAAAAGCTGGATCCGCTCTGGCGCGCGCCAGGTGGCAAGCTCACACCTAATTTGTTGAAAGCCGGGCAGGCTTGTGGCTACATGCATGTAGGCTGGTCACCAGCCGGGTTTTCTGGCGATGAATTGTCCAGCGAAAAATTCAGCAACCCCATGTTGCTCAGACGTGCTCTCGACAAACTCAGGGATGGCGATATTTTCATGGCACATCTGGGTATCTGGTCACGCAAACAGGCCTGGGCGCCAGAAAACCTGGAGCCATTACTTAGCGGCCTTGAGCAAAAATCCTTTTGTTTTGCTACTCTACGCGAACACCCCGCTTATCAAAATTTAAACCAGCAGAAAAAATAA